The stretch of DNA ACACAgttgaaaatcgaaattttcgtacgCTGATCGTTATCGATACGTCACGACTCTATAGAaacgtattgttttttttttacatcgcaATGATTTCTTACGACAAACGTGCCCATGTGCTTCGTTTCTTCAATGCTTTTTAATCGTTCCAAACAATTAAATTGCTCTTTCGTAGCTAACTGTGCAAGATAAGAAAACATAGTCGTGCATAGACACTGACGTAGAAATTTTTACGATGACTCCTTTCGAGTTACAATTAATCattatgcatattttttttcttttgtgaaGTGTACCTATAGTCGATGTAACGAACGATTTATGCATAAAATGATCATCGGTCGTCATAATGCAAAAGTGGCAAGGACCTTGATAATATGtcgtaatataatttttcataccTACGTATCATACACGCATTAGTAAATATAATGTAAATCCTGTTATCAATAATAATGCTCGAAAACTTAACAAAAGaagcaattcttttttttttttaatattgtataaaCGATCGCGACACCACGCAGAGTCCAGGGGTGCCAAGACCCGCATTCTCAGCACGACCAAAACGCTGCAGGCAGTGACGGTGAGCTACCTAATCCGTATTAATTAGTTACATTAGGTTCtaaattttatatgtatatatatacacgatgCGTACACACCAGATCAAACCTTAAgtcgtttttaaataaaagtaaacgaCGAATGGATTGCGAAAATAATACCAACAAACGTAACGTTACAGTTCATGTTGGACTAACTCGATAGTTACGTATATCTCTGTACTTTCCCCACCGGTAAcccattaaaaaaaatatcgtaaCACATTGTACGATGTTCTGTAACCAAACTATTCATCCTGTCTATGACCAAAGAATTGTCGGTGAAAACTATTCGCGTCCGTACAATAATTCGTCTTGCAGTTTTAGCGCTCTATGAAAATAGATGATACATTCTTTGACGATGGCAATGATACATATATATCGTACAACGAAGAACGCGTTTTTCGTGTTCTACAATAGAGTAGCGAAATGAACATGCAGATAGAATTAGTTGCATCGTGATAACGAATGGGAAAACTTTACGCAAAGTTCGATCACTGTCAGTTCTCGCGACATCGACGAATACAGGAGGCTTTCTCGCTATTTGCAAACTACAATCGCTCCAACGATAGCTTTCACTTTTTACAAGTCAATGAAAGACGATCCCCGAACAAATCTCGTTCCGACGACGCCAAAGGCACCAAGTAAAAGAAATAGCCCTGACACTTGAACGCTCATATCCAATTGCTTTTTTTCCGTCCATATTTCGTTCGATACCTTTTTGGCACTATTTGGCCGTCTATTATAATCGATACGCATTAGTAACACGTTATCGGATCGAGTCAGGTGAAACGTCTGCATTTAATCTTCAAGACAGTTTATGTATGAACATAATTTGCACGTAATAATATGTTGTCTAAAAAGGAAGGACACTGTTGAATTTCATAACCAATATCTGTTTTTAACACTTCGATGATTCCACTTTCAATTTTAccataaaattatttcattatccCGACCTAGCAGTAAGAAAAGATGAAGGGTGAtgtctatatatttatatatacttttatCCTTATATAGTAAAACAGAAATGACAATGGCACAGAATATTACTAAACCTCGTTATGTTAGCTTTGATTTAGCATTCATGTAATTATTGGCAACGTGACGAATAGTTTTAAATATTAACGTTAGTTTCCTGTAAATCGGTTTCCTAATCGTTCCTAGTCTAGTTTCGCTGATTCCTCTTCGCATGTAATCTCTCATTCACTCTCTCGCATTCTCCCTATATCTCTCGCAGACTCTCTCATTGTGTTCATGTTTTATTAttcctgtttttcttttttttttttggaaagttcCGACTACTTCTCGTCTGCGTCTCTTGGGTCATTGTGCGTCCTTGGAAATTTGACTAGCATATAGattttcaacgaataaattaacGCTTTGTTCTTCGACATGACGATTCTATGTACGTAAAAACCCTCGTCATCGTCGGACACGGTTACGGTAGCGTTATGAAACAAATACGATATTCGCGCGGGTCTTCGTTAATACtgaaatacgaaaaaataatatttcttattacGATTTATTTATCCCCACTAGTCGTACAGAGCCGATACCAAAACATGTCGCCCATTTGCTATTTCGGAGAAATTTATGAAACTCTCGTGTCTTATTTTCTTGCTTACTTATTCATTGCAAGGTGCACAGAAACCTATTGCGACGCGCGATACTACCAACGATGTTTGTAAATCGGCGAacaagcgtataacgcattttATACAACGTTTCCTGAATATCTGCGTAATTGGTGTTCATGTACATTCTGCTtacaaagtataataatatGATCCTCTCGGCAGTGATGTCGCACTGTCTTATCAAACTTTCACTCAAAATTGGACCGACATTTAATTTATGGGAATCACAGTCCTTTCGAAGCTTAGCAATCAACTCTAAGAGACGCACAACAATACATTGAAACacctaaatatatatacaatatcttAACGAGTAGCAAACAAAATTCAAAGTATATCAAATCACAAAGCGGATAAGAGGCACGATACTGCTTTCACGAGTTTTATATAACGTACGGAGGAAAGTTTCTTAAAGCTTTCTTCGTAAAATACAACACTGCAACTTAATACCAATGTGTAACGCTCAATCAAAGATACACGTGCATCTTGAGTGAAAAATCTTATACCCTATAGCGATTCGCGATGGTTGCCCCTGCATCGATTGCTTGAATATAAAACTGTTTCTACATAACACGCATGTACCAATACTTAATTGTCgctaaacaaaaatttgaaactctTACTTTGCAACAGGTATAAATTTTTTAGCAAACAAAACAATGTCCGTAAACTCGTACACTAGCTGTTTTTGTGCAACATCACTGTCAGGAGTTTAActgtcacacacacacaccttgCCGTGAAGTCGTACAGATCAGTCTATCGCATCGAAGTTACTTCGATTTGTATATCATATCCGGGTTCATGGTCGTCACGGATTGGACTTACTGAGGAAGCTAACCAGCATTCGTTCATGCCTTGCACCTAGACGGGCAAATCTCTTAAGTATCGCGATCCTAAGCGTCGCGGAGTTGGATGTTAGTTAATTCTTGCTATTACTACGTGGACTCGCAGGCTGACTGTTTGCCTGTTGCGCGCGTTGAATGTAGATATTTAAAAGCTTCAGTTTACTGGTATACAAACAGCTGAGATGAGGCTTCAGGACCTCTTCGCCGACTGCCAAATGTATCGCTACCATGCAGAACACGGCACTTTTGCGCACCGCGCTTTCATAATCGTCGTAAGCCTAATGATAAAGATAGGTATTAACGCCACGCGTAGAAAAAAGGTAAGGTATCtataacgaaaatatttcaaattacctTAATGAGACCAGGCATAACTTTTGACAAATGAGGCTCTATCGCATCTCGACCCCAATGTTCCACTACTTTGTGCAGCATTTTAATTGCACCCATGTTTAGGGGATACGGTTCTGTAGTTATTATGGTTGATACTAAATGAATTATTTGTTCTGGTTTTAGAACCATTGCTATTGTTGCAGCACATTTTTCTGCTATCCAAAGAATCTATTAAAGGTAAATATAAACAATTAATCATAGCATTGAACGATGCAGAAAAACTATAGTCTGTTCAACGAGTCAAATCACCAGATATAAACAAAACATGCACGTGCTGAAACACAAACGAAGGGTAGTAGCCACAACTATTGGCTGCGACAAATAATTAAAGTCATTTGTTCATTCCAGGGCCGAATTTGTATCATTTTCTAAACAtagaaatacaataaaatttctACGCCAATTATAACCATTCCGAAAATCTCATACAGAAAATGTTGCAATAGCTGGTGATTCCATTCATCGAACGAACTATAATTTATATctattaatttatacaattactGAAGATCTCGAGTTACTGCTGCTGCTGGAAGAATCTTGTTTCTGGTCGTCCAATTTGTACACACTAATTACTTTCAGAATGAGAAGTTCAggataaacggaaaaactgtcTACAAGTTCTGGGCACTTAAGCATATCGATAAATGTTTGTAGTACTTCTACTTGCATTTTCTTGTTATCATTAGTCAAACTATCTAATAACGTTTTGAGCAGTTtcctaaaaaataaataaatagaaaaaaaaaaacaacttagTCCTCTGATAATTGTGATTACCAAATGTACGTTGATGGAACAAAACCtacttaaaattttgttttatatacGAGGCATCTCCTTCTCGAACATATTGCTGAAACTCTTGTAGAGCTGATACTTTCTCTTCAGTCTGTGACACCTTGGATTGCAACGTTTTAATCATATTATCTAAACATTCTGGCCTCTTTGCCGAATCGGGCGATGATCCTGCAATAAGTATTGAATCAATGAAACCGACTTTCGAATAAATCAAAcgttaattaatttctgtaaCACAAAATGGTAAACGTACCATGCGTTTTGTAACCGTTATTTTCTTGAGGTAAAATGAGATCTCCGGCAATCGTATCGCTTGAACCATTTACCGTAATATTTGTTACTGACCGTCCTCTTTGCGTGGGCGAAGAAACGGAAGACGATCGACCCTAACAATACCAAAACGCTATACAAAACATTACACTTTATAAATGATATCCACATATTATCTATTTTATTACCGAATTACACAACGTGAGACCTTCCATTTTCTCTTCTACGTCAGCCATATTACTAATTCCACTGTCTTTGCTGGTAGTCGCTCGTTCTAAACGCTCGAAACCGTAATTCTGAATTTCTGCTGTCGTACGTCTCAATGATCTGTAGGAAGcactttaaaattaaaatgacaaaGAATGCTAAACCATTGGATCTTCGTATTAGAGATATGCAAACAACTGACTTATAAACTTCCTCCAAGTTCTCGTCCGCATTGTCAATATCGCCTTTAGCTTTTGAACGAGCTGGAGAACTTTGCGCTCTTGGAGGTGGAGTACCAGGTGACGCTGGATTACTTGTACCCGAGGATTTTCTTAAATGATTCTGTACTAATGGCAGCGCCGCCTCCTACgatgttcaaatatattttaggAAAAGTATGATCTATTTACCATTTTGTTTATGGACTATTTTTAAATAGCCTTACTTGATAATACTTTGGTAACTCGGCCAATATCATAGTCACTTTCGGAGGatttaaattatacaatgaTATAACAGCATTTTGTGCATGTTTTCTAACTTCCTGGCTTTTAACGTCATTAGACCAATCGAGTAACCTTGCCAGCGCTGACCCAGCGGAATTATTAAGTGCAGACGGCTCTGCTGTTTCTGCGATTTGCGTAATAAACGTAAGTGTGGCTAGTTTTACACGAGAATTCGGCGTTTGTGTCGGATCTGTCAGATACCTCATCACTGCAGGCAGAAGTTGTTCTCCTGGGAAACATTCTCTACAAAAGCAAAAAGATTCAAACTGTTaccaaatataattcgaacatTTATACGAACTTTGAGGATTATACTTCTCGTCTCACCTGACAACATCGAGTGTCTTATGGATTTTTGCTAGTATTGACCCGAGTAAATCAGTGCCTAATTTGTTCATGAGTCTTGCACACAATACGTATAGCCAATCGCCAAGATCTTCGCTATGAGTAGCTACCAGTTCGTTTAATGTGTCCAAAAATAAACTGAAGACCTTTGTATGAGAGTCCATAAACATTTTGGTAAAAATATCCGTCACTTTTCGTAACTCCGTCGCCGTAAGTGTATTTCCATTTGAAAGAAAATGCTGCAATCCAACTAAACCTTCTTTCCTGTCTCCCCAATGTTTATGCGCACAATTTTCAATAATGTCCTTAATGTcctgtaaaataacaatttagTTTACACAACAATGAGTAATGAAATTATCACAGCAATGAATTTAAAGTCTTATTTGAAATGTAGGTATTATTTTTTGGTTTTTGTATTGCCGCAGAAGAGTATAGTATATAAAATATCGAAGATATTTGCATCAAGTAAATGGaaatgaatattaaatttaacaaaCCTTCGGGATAGATTGATCCCACATATCACGATACAGTCTTTGTTGAGAGCCACTCCATGAGAACGACTAATGGGTAGATGGACGATGGACAGATATGGAGAACAGAACGGCGCATCGCGTTAGTCCAAACCAAACAAATACGCCGCAAcaaaaccaaaagaaaaaacCAAACATGCGTCATCTACACTGTTATAGGATGCTGAAAGCGCTGCTTTCTTAAGCTTCTCGCCTGAATCTACCCCATAGGGGTAGGAATTCGGGAAATGATATATGTTTATAATCAAGGATGGTAAACAAACtcagtaaaaaaaaatgtaattttattacgttataaaataaaagtgTTCAGGAACTTACTTTGTGTAAAATGTCAAACAGTGTTTTTACACAAGCGAGTGCAAGTAGCATAATTTTCTTGAACCTTATATTTGCAGATATATGGTAAAAGCATCTTTAAATTGCATAGCAAATAGAAATCCATAAATACATGTAATTTTGCAGCCATTTGTAGTATATTTTATTGCACATAAATATTAGAAAagcattaataaattaaatgaaCATCCAATAAGGAAGCATAATGGCatataataattgtttgaatAATGTCTGTAATGTTAATGCAGAGTGATACTTGTTACAATGTACATGAAACTAATGTATATTGTTTTGGAATGTCATTACGCCAGGTACAGCCAATGAggcatttaatcatttattcgTTAAGAATTTCTAATAATGAAATTTGGGACCTGAAAGGGTGCACATCAAACAATTACAAGAGCGTTGCTGAATATAAACATGTTATAAACTACTAATTGCGTTATTACTTTACTCTTCTACTGTAATCGTATTAAGATGCAGTGTTGGGCACAATTTTATTGAgataactattataaatattttttattcaaaattattcgaataatatccaATTCTGATAAGACAATTGTTATTCCATTGTTTTGACAAAAATCTGTGATATTTTCTTTACTTACGTCGTTCGGTCGTCTGAAGCTATCCATGCTCCGTTCTGAACATATACTACTGGTTTCACTGTCATCGCTGTGGTCACCTTTTACCCTTGGCGTTCTTGTATAACTGTCGATATTATCAAATGTAAGCGCATCTGCTAATGCTGATTCCGCTTCGCGTGATTGCTGCAACATCTTTTGCGCCATGACTGGTCTAGACTGAGGTCTATCCGTAGGAGACATATGCAAATTTCTTCCCctacaaattataaaatactCCTTATTCATATAGCCAAAGTAGTAGTAGACCCAGGTGAAAACGAAATGTTCAAGTAAATACCGTATTTTGCTTGCGAAACTTCTATCCATTCCAAATCTCTGTGGGCTGGGTTCACGGCTATTACCGGTACTCCTGATTCCGTGTCCAGATAATCGTCTGGGTCTCGCAATCAAGGATTCTCCTTCACGATTATACGTCGCGTAACTCAGCCTAGATGATGGTGATCCCGACCGACTGCTGGCTGTTACCATATCATAGATGAATTAAGTTAAAACTCTTCTAATAtcatatttctttaaaatgtcgagaaacttttttctttttactcacGCTGAGATTGCGACACTCCGGACATTCTCGTTCGTGTTCTTGCAGTTCTTTCTGGACTAGCAACCGTTATGGTGTCTGGTGATTTACTAGGACGTGCTACAGATGACATAATAGGGAGCGCCTGCTTGAAATGTATAACAACAATAaggataattattttaataattactacTCACGGAGAGAAGCTTTCTGTCTGCTGATATTTGCATACATCATTCTGGCTTTTGCTCTTTGTGCAGCTTGCAAATCTATAGCGCTAGTGGACCTAACACCTGACGTTCCGCGATctgaagaaaaatttgaaagataTACATAAAAATACTGAAGACATTTGTGTCGCGTATATTGGATGCATTTAGTGCAATATTCTAAATCGCGGTgatcttttcaagcatcaaacAAGAACGTAACAATTACAATGATTGTCAGTGGGTCTTTGTAGAACTGGAATACCAGACTGACGATAAGACCGTGGCAAGGACGGAGTACGTCTGAGCGGGCCATGTGGTTGACCCGAAGTTTGATGCAAATTTTCCGTACTACCTTCATACGTTTAATGTAAAGAAGAATCACAAAAGCAGCATGAAAAAAAGTGAGAAGTATTTTACACTGCGTTGCTATAACTGAGTCTCTGCATTTATATCTAACCCCATTACTATCTGTCACAAGTACTATcttcttttaattaaataaaaaatgaatgagGTTTACCTGCGGCACTCATTGCTGGTCTAGAAGTTCTCGGACTAACACTTGCTGATCTCGTGACTACGTTCAAACTGTTAATACTACCACTATTGCTAAGAGACATTAACGAACGTTTGTATGCAGTGTCAAGACTGTTGAGCAACGCTTCTGCTTGCTCGGGAAAATGATCTTTAAATGCCCAATATGAtctgaaagtatttaaaatagaGTTTGTATTTACTATTCTTTCGGAAAAGTGAGCATTCAATAACATTCAAGTATAAAGTATATTTACTTCCTAGCAAAAGCTCTAGCTTCTGAATCCGAATCTGCAATACCCTTTTTAATCGTGTCTTGTAATATTTGTACATGTTTCTGCAATATCTGGGTAGGCCACGTTTGTAGAATTAGATTTAGATATTCGCACGAAGCTCGTCGTATGTCTTTACTTTTGTTATTTAAACACGAGGTGATAATTGGCACGAAACGACTGAAGTGTGTATTTTGAAGAATAAACCTCACAGCCACAGCACCGGCAGTTGCTACAACCTaaatgatcaaaattattaatacaaGCTTTACAATATCTTTACATTTCCTTCTTGTCGGTGGTAACAATTTGTTACGAATCTCACCTTGGCACTATTTTGTATGAGATTCATTAAGGTGAGTAAAACTGCCTCTCCAAAACTagcaaatttatttttcaaatgttgACTAAGAAATGCTAAAGTAATGCACGCTTCCCTGACAACTTGTGACCTAAGATCGGAGCAAGCAACTTCAAACGGTCTTTGcacgtttttcaaacattctagGAAGTTCTCGTAATTTGTACCACCCGCGATAACAATAGATCTTAACTTTTTCATCTGTAAAGTAAGGTAAGTTCATTACATGTGTCCACTGATTCAGACTGTTACGTATTTTAAAAACGGTTTAATTCTTCCAACACATACACTTTCTGTCCTTTGTTTCCAATCTTTCTTGTCATCACCCACGTTATCTTTGATAACTTTCATCTGTTCTTCCAGATCCTTTGCTGAAAACAAATTTACCGATGGCACATCTTCAAATGCTGTAAGGAAAGTCTCCTCATCAACGGCACCAGCCTGACCTAGATACATTAATCAGaagtttatacattatattaaaaCATGAACATATATACTACTTATCATGAAAAAATGTCGTTCTGCAATGATTTTTGCAATTGATTATGGTAATCCAGAAACATTTTGATTCTAAATATGATACTGTCAGAAATTTTTAACACGCTTTACCTTTGAATTTATGAACTTTATAAATTGACAAAAGTTTCAAATGTATATTATATGATACCTTATCGTCCTACATATTTTATGCTTCACAGTATTATGAAGTGAAGGTGACATAAAAAGCGGtgcaattgaaaaaatattatagatGTGTAAGCATCTTATTAAATTTCACACACCTATTAAATAAAGCGCAAACAAATAAAGATAAAGCAATGATATCCAAAGGTCTTAAACCAAAATATGCATGGCACATGACCAGTATTATTTTGaccaaatttgaataatttcttatttcttGTATTTATATCATGATGGATGTTtatagaaaaggaagaaaaaaaataacacaaagGCACCAAGTTTTTAACAAAACAtataaattatttcacgaaCCATCATGATATAACACAAAACTAGTAAAGCCAATGGAATTTTAGATACCTGGTGTCGATTTTATTGACACGTTTCGTTTGACGGTTGCTGCCCTTGGAACCGTGTGTGATGCATTACCAGGTCGAGCTGTCATGCAAGCGAATAATTAGCATTCTCGTCACAAAAATGTCAACAGTGTATTGACATTTTATTGGCGAATGATGGAGAGAcatcattaatattatttaaaatgctGAGCCACAGTAAGGAGAAAGCATAAGAGTTATAAGTTAGCACGCTTCACACCTGTGCACTGGTTGCAGGAAGAACATGTGTTTCCATAAAGTTAATCATAAGATTTGCAACACTCGCGTGAATGAAGTGAAATAAGTAAAACACTtatgttttaaaaaataatggaGCATTTGCTTGTAGCACACAAAGCGCTTTCGCTTACATATAACATAAcagtaaaataaatgtaaattcatTAACTAAaggttaataattaaatatattacttggaaattataaacaaatttgaaTTAAAACCTTGAGGTGTATTTGGCTATCTTATTTTACCTatcttattttttacttttctaaGTGAGCAAGtataacatttaaaatattctaatataCTATGCTTACAAATACAATGATCATTTTATTATACTTCTGACAAAAATTAGAGAACTGTGAGTTAAATGTATTTTATGATACACCTGAATTACTATATTGTAATGTACCAtgcttgaaataaaattaaaataattatttataatatactttaGTCTTATTAATTTGTACAGAATTACATATATAAGTAGTTCTGAACAAAATGTACAAGTACCTAAAGCAGAAGATGGAATTCTTGCAGGTCCAAATTGTCCTCTTTTTGGAGGAGCAGCTGACCTTTTCACGGGGGCAGACTTAATCtataacatttatatttatcCCATTTAAATGCACAGAACTAACaaatacatattattttatttatttatatccaATACTTACAGCTCTGTCTGGCTCGTCTGTACTCTTTCCAActggaatagaaaaaaaaaatataaatatataaatataaaaatataaacacatACACATTTATAGATAAAAGTTTAGCAAAAGAATTTctttgtgtaaaaatattttttctttaaaggTAAATAATTAATCCATGGAGTACAATCTATTATATGGaatgatttattttattcaaaattttttagAACTGTGTACCTAAGTCTGGATATAGCCATGGTGGTTTGTGAATGTCACAATGACATCCTCTTGCTCTAGCACCTGGATGCTTCACAATATTATCCCACTGAAGAATCCATTTACTACTTGGATCCCATATCTTTTTATCAATACTAGGATATTTTTTTAATCCTCTATGCAAGCAGCGATGGCTGCTTGACAGCAGTATACCAGCATCATTCATTTTATGAAGAAGAAAATTGAACACACCACAATCAGTGAATAACAGTTTCTGAATGATCTCTGAATGTTACGTAAAGTACAACTTATATTTCAACATGATTCAAAAAAACACTACCACAGTATAAGAAATCTTCATTGTGACATAGTACGTTAGCGCTATCTTCTTCTTGCATTCTTAAAAATTAACGCGTCGCTAATTAAGATGGCACATATCGATAAACGAAGTTAaacaaacgaaatattttcgtaagagGAGCAAAAGACTTCCGCTTGCTTAGGTACAAAACTTACGAGAAAAACTCTAGGAAACGTGAAGTACAcgtatgtaaatatgtataatacatattttcACATCGATTGTCTTAAAAACGAAAACTCGTGCAAATACTTTATTCCccactttcgatttatttttccaacgTGAACTGTCACTTTTTGTACCATGTATTTAGAAACACTATGTACAGGCCAATCCCGGTAATCGACACGTGCGTCGGTGAAAGTGATTTTCAGCGTTGCTTTAATTATTAGGAAGAGGATTCTCTTAATTAGGTACAATTTTCTAATTAGCGTTTCGTAGACTGAATGTAAGTCTGCAGAATGTTATTGATAAAATTGTCGAAGTAACTACAACGTGAACATTATCCTTTGGCAATACACGATTTCTCAAACGATTTCCATGCACAAGTCCTTTTGCGACTGAACGCCATAAGGCTTCTTCCTATCCAAACCGTCGATAATTATCGACAGTggtcgtcgacgatcgataaaaatcgaacAGAAATGTTTCATCAACTTACAATGTAACAGAAATTCATAATTGAACCGATCTAAAAGACGTCAACAACTTTAGAATTCTATTTCAGATATTTCCGACATATTTATTTACCCCTGTAATTATCATACATCATGGTATCAAATGAAacgatataattattaatataaaatgtataaaatattgggTAATCGTTACCGATTGAGCCCTAAAAAATATCGGGTACGGGTTCAACGTGCTAAGGTGAGAAGCTAGATTTGCATCCGCGATATCATTCGTAATAACCACGGCAATGAGACACGAGAGAGTTATTTTCTCACGTTACAGATAGCGCGCAGCAGCATCCTCGTCACGTTTAATTAGACGAAATCAGGTTTGAGCAAATTTtgcttgaaattaaaataaaatgtaatgaTTTAAACGAGTAGTTCTTTTTCACGATTTGATCAGCCagatcgaaaataatttttcgtgcAAGTGACGTTTTGCGATCGCAGTTTATACTGTCGTTACATAAACTAAGAAGGAAACTTATGAATTAAATTCAAGAGAAGCAATTAAACACaggttcgaatagtatttccgAAGAATGTAATTATGAAAGTGCCCAAGGTCGAgatccattcaataacttccCGCCTGTCTTTTTGTTTCAGGTAAGAATTTTTCCACAAGGTATAATGAAACAATCGAGGATatgttaaaataaaatgaattgcTTTTCCAAGGATCATTGCGTCACGGATACAGCATGCGGCGTTTACGCGTAATTCATTACCGCGCATACACGTGTACAAGCACGAGCCATCGTTCATAATACATCTTGTATCGGTATCTTAGATTTACCTCTGGACAATTTACCTTTCGCACAATGTAATAGACATTGATTACGCGTCCTTTGGAGAAAATCTAACTATCGATAAGAAAATCTTCCTCGAACATTTCGATGAAAGtgaaattcgttcgttcgttcgttcgtccgtcgccacgcgcgcgcgcgcgcgcgagaaagTGCATTAATAATTCAAAGAAGCTATTATTTTTTTCAGCACGTTTTCTGAACTTCTTCTAGACTTCGCGGCGACGTTACGCCGTAAAATCTTCGTGACAGAATTGCATCGGTTCGTTTCACGCGACGACGTGACAATTCGATGATTATTTTCTTGCTGTAAGTTGCGACGAGTCACTTTCGGTCCAAACCGAATCAACGGACGTGTTTACGTGAATGCGGTCGACAGCGGAACGAATCTCTTCGCGTTCCATTCTCGAAACGCGTCAGTCACGATGACTATTTCCTCGCGGGACACAATCGTCATCTTCTTATTCGCTTCTTTTTCTGTTTACGAAATACCTCACGTTCGTTA from Ptiloglossa arizonensis isolate GNS036 chromosome 14, iyPtiAriz1_principal, whole genome shotgun sequence encodes:
- the Chb gene encoding CLIP-associating protein isoform X6, whose amino-acid sequence is MNDAGILLSSSHRCLHRGLKKYPSIDKKIWDPSSKWILQWDNIVKHPGARARGCHCDIHKPPWLYPDLVGKSTDEPDRAIKSAPVKRSAAPPKRGQFGPARIPSSALGQAGAVDEETFLTAFEDVPSVNLFSAKDLEEQMKVIKDNVGDDKKDWKQRTESMKKLRSIVIAGGTNYENFLECLKNVQRPFEVACSDLRSQVVREACITLAFLSQHLKNKFASFGEAVLLTLMNLIQNSAKVVATAGAVAVRFILQNTHFSRFVPIITSCLNNKSKDIRRASCEYLNLILQTWPTQILQKHVQILQDTIKKGIADSDSEARAFARKSYWAFKDHFPEQAEALLNSLDTAYKRSLMSLSNSGSINSLNVVTRSASVSPRTSRPAMSAADRGTSGVRSTSAIDLQAAQRAKARMMYANISRQKASLPRPSKSPDTITVASPERTARTRTRMSGVSQSQPSSRSGSPSSRLSYATYNREGESLIARPRRLSGHGIRSTGNSREPSPQRFGMDRSFASKIRGRNLHMSPTDRPQSRPVMAQKMLQQSREAESALADALTFDNIDSYTRTPRVKGDHSDDSETSSICSERSMDSFRRPNDSFSWSGSQQRLYRDMWDQSIPKDIKDIIENCAHKHWGDRKEGLVGLQHFLSNGNTLTATELRKVTDIFTKMFMDSHTKVFSLFLDTLNELVATHSEDLGDWLYVLCARLMNKLGTDLLGSILAKIHKTLDVVRECFPGEQLLPAVMRYLTDPTQTPNSRVKLATLTFITQIAETAEPSALNNSAGSALARLLDWSNDVKSQEVRKHAQNAVISLYNLNPPKVTMILAELPKYYQEAALPLVQNHLRKSSGTSNPASPGTPPPRAQSSPARSKAKGDIDNADENLEEVYNASYRSLRRTTAEIQNYGFERLERATTSKDSGISNMADVEEKMEGLTLCNSGRSSSVSSPTQRGRSVTNITVNGSSDTIAGDLILPQENNGYKTHGSSPDSAKRPECLDNMIKTLQSKVSQTEEKVSALQEFQQYVREGDASYIKQNFKKLLKTLLDSLTNDNKKMQVEVLQTFIDMLKCPELVDSFSVYPELLILKVISVYKLDDQKQDSSSSSSNSRSSVIILWIAEKCAATIAMVLKPEQIIHLVSTIITTEPYPLNMGAIKMLHKVVEHWGRDAIEPHLSKVMPGLIKAYDDYESAVRKSAVFCMVAIHLAVGEEVLKPHLSCLYTSKLKLLNIYIQRAQQANSQPASPRSNSKN